A part of Gossypium hirsutum isolate 1008001.06 chromosome A07, Gossypium_hirsutum_v2.1, whole genome shotgun sequence genomic DNA contains:
- the LOC121231889 gene encoding sulfated surface glycoprotein 185, whose translation MSGFFFTLLLCFIIFNCYSEGSHGYQQQQSAVVVGTVYCDTCFQSDLSRPTHFISGATVEVECKDRKSSRASFRQQVKTNRHGEFKVHLPFSVSKHVKKIEGCEVKLIKSSEPYCAVASSATSSSLHLKSMKQGTHVFSAGFFTFKPVKQPTLCSQKPSVHPNQLLPPPILPPNPLLPPPILPPNPLLPPPALPPNPFQPPPAPLVPNPLQPPPAPLVPDPLQPPPAPAAPSLPPVPGLTPPPSSPSPPPDFPFPLPPFPFLPVPPFPGVPPSKSSP comes from the exons ATGTCTGGGTTTTTCTTTACATTGCTGCTttgtttcatcatttttaattgttACTCAGAGGGTAGCCATGGATATCAGCAACAGCAATCTGCTGTTGTTGTTGGAACTGTGTACTGTGATACATGTTTCCAGTCTGACCTCTCAAGGCCAACCCATTTCATTTCAG GTGCAACTGTTGAAGTGGAATGCAAAGATCGGAAGAGCTCAAGGGCAAGCTTTAGGCAACAAGTGAAAACCAATAGGCATGGGGAATTCAAGGTTCATTTGCCTTTTTCAGTGAGCAAACATGTGAAGAAAATCGAGGGATGTGAAGTTAAACTGATTAAAAGCAGTGAGCCATATTGTGCAGTGGCCTCATCTGCTACTTCCTCTTCACTCCATCTCAAGTCAATGAAGCAAGGAACCCATGTTTTCTCAGCTGGGTTTTTCACCTTCAAGCCAGTCAAACAACCAACCTTATGCAGCCAAAAACCAAGTGTTCATCCCAACCAGCTTCTTCCGCCGCCCATTCTTCCTCCAAACCCACTTCTACCGCCGCCCATTCTTCCTCCAAACCCGCTTCTGCCACCCCCAGCGCTCCCTCCAAACCCATTTCAGCCGCCACCAGCTCCACTAGTTCCAAACCCATTGCAGCCTCCACCAGCTCCACTAGTTCCAGACCCATTGCAGCCTCCTCCAGCACCTGCAGCACCATCCTTGCCGCCGGTTCCAGGACTAACTCCTCCACCATCGTCCCCGTCTCCACCACCAGACTTCCCATTTCCTCTTCCACCATTCCCTTTCCTTCCTGTACCCCCCTTCCCAGGTGTGCCCCCATCGAAATCTTCTCCTTGA